One genomic window of Polyangium aurulentum includes the following:
- a CDS encoding DUF2330 domain-containing protein, with product MKLHRSLLLSIPVIALALTQAGDADACGACVPPVGEPTQVTGHKMLLSISQEKTTLWDQIEYAGDPSSFAWVLPIKGQVEVGLSSDALFNLLSDRTATYVAPPPLNCPPPPDCWNWGTGSSGAGGAGGGDASGGVDVIAQEVVGPYETVQLSSQDPAALKNWLIGHDYEISQDIAPVIDAYVKEGFNFLALKLVPGKGINSMRPVRITTLGASATLPLRMVAGGTGAITPITLWVFGEGKYDPKNFKSFTIDPSDVVWNWDTSDSNYAQLKDDAFKASLNLDWLMQYANPASPWDYEGTLQQLVDFLPDQSGYGDQSDGWATASKELQEDLDDLFGGLNPNFVWLTRMNAELSRAAYTKDLELGAAASQDPISSYIQTSKAIGKAPVCPVYEACPETGSGGTGGGTGGNGGNGGSGGLWGGFGNGANGSKSSGCAMGGSGDMSTALAAIGLGLGLGVVRRRRRASK from the coding sequence ATGAAGCTTCACCGTTCCTTGCTCTTGTCGATCCCCGTCATCGCCCTCGCCCTCACGCAAGCGGGCGACGCCGATGCTTGCGGCGCCTGTGTCCCGCCCGTTGGCGAGCCGACGCAGGTGACCGGGCACAAGATGCTGCTGTCGATCTCGCAGGAGAAGACGACGCTCTGGGATCAGATCGAGTACGCGGGCGATCCCTCGTCGTTCGCGTGGGTCTTGCCGATCAAGGGCCAGGTCGAGGTGGGTTTGTCCTCGGACGCGCTCTTCAACCTGCTCAGCGATCGCACGGCGACCTACGTGGCGCCCCCGCCCCTCAACTGCCCGCCGCCCCCCGATTGCTGGAACTGGGGCACCGGCTCGAGCGGCGCGGGCGGAGCAGGGGGCGGCGACGCCAGCGGCGGGGTCGACGTCATCGCGCAGGAGGTCGTCGGGCCCTACGAGACCGTGCAGCTGTCGTCGCAGGACCCGGCCGCGCTCAAGAACTGGCTCATCGGACACGATTACGAGATCTCGCAGGACATCGCGCCGGTCATCGACGCCTACGTGAAGGAAGGCTTCAACTTCCTCGCCCTCAAGCTCGTGCCGGGCAAGGGCATCAATTCGATGCGCCCGGTGCGCATCACGACCCTTGGCGCGAGCGCCACGCTGCCTCTGCGCATGGTGGCGGGCGGCACGGGCGCGATCACGCCGATCACGCTCTGGGTCTTCGGCGAGGGCAAGTACGACCCGAAGAACTTCAAGTCGTTCACCATCGATCCGAGCGACGTCGTCTGGAACTGGGACACGAGCGACTCGAACTACGCGCAGCTCAAGGACGACGCATTCAAGGCGAGCTTGAACCTCGACTGGCTCATGCAGTACGCGAACCCCGCCTCGCCCTGGGACTACGAGGGCACGCTGCAGCAGCTCGTCGATTTCCTCCCCGATCAGAGCGGCTATGGCGACCAGAGCGACGGCTGGGCCACCGCGTCCAAGGAGCTGCAGGAGGACCTCGACGATCTCTTCGGCGGGCTCAATCCGAACTTCGTGTGGCTGACGCGCATGAACGCAGAGCTTTCGCGCGCGGCGTACACCAAGGACCTCGAGCTCGGCGCGGCCGCGTCGCAGGATCCAATCTCGAGCTACATCCAGACCTCGAAGGCCATCGGCAAGGCCCCGGTTTGCCCCGTCTACGAGGCGTGCCCCGAGACGGGCTCTGGCGGCACGGGCGGGGGCACGGGCGGCAACGGCGGCAACGGCGGCAGCGGCGGCCTGTGGGGCGGCTTCGGCAACGGCGCGAACGGCTCGAAGAGCTCGGGCTGCGCGATGGGTGGGAGCGGCGACATGTCCACCGCCCTCGCCGCGATCGGCCTCGGGCTCGGCCTCGGCGTGGTGCGCCGCCGCCGTCGCGCGAGCAAGTAG
- a CDS encoding SDR family oxidoreductase: MNALSVMVLTGCASGIGRHLAGALSRRGHRVLATDLDERTLAARAEEDCWDKQRVRLARLDVRRAEEWEAALDLAEKELGGMDVLMNVAGALRPGWVQEITPADIDLHIDVNVKGTMLGTHAAAVRMVRRGAGHIVNFGSLASLAPVPGLALYAASKFAVRGFSLAAATELRPRGVAVTLVMPDAVQTPMLDLQVDYEQAAMTFSGPRALTVEDIEAVVLNEVLPGRPLEVALPLSRGLLARVANTAPGLSRVIAPVLRKKGLQKQERIKGGKPA, translated from the coding sequence ATGAATGCACTCTCGGTGATGGTCTTGACCGGATGCGCGAGCGGGATCGGGCGGCACCTCGCCGGCGCGCTCTCGCGGCGCGGGCACCGGGTCCTTGCGACGGACCTCGACGAGCGGACGCTCGCCGCCCGCGCCGAGGAGGATTGCTGGGACAAACAGCGCGTGCGCCTCGCGCGGCTCGACGTGCGGCGGGCCGAGGAATGGGAGGCGGCGCTCGATCTCGCCGAGAAGGAGCTCGGCGGGATGGACGTGCTCATGAACGTGGCGGGCGCGCTGCGGCCGGGGTGGGTGCAGGAGATCACGCCGGCCGATATCGATCTGCACATCGACGTGAACGTGAAGGGGACGATGCTCGGCACGCACGCGGCGGCTGTACGCATGGTGCGGCGGGGGGCGGGGCATATCGTCAATTTCGGCTCGCTCGCGTCGCTCGCGCCCGTGCCGGGGCTCGCGCTGTATGCGGCGTCGAAGTTCGCGGTGCGCGGCTTCTCGCTCGCGGCGGCGACCGAGCTTCGGCCGCGGGGCGTGGCCGTGACGCTGGTGATGCCCGACGCGGTGCAGACGCCCATGCTCGACTTGCAGGTCGACTACGAGCAGGCCGCGATGACGTTCTCCGGGCCGCGGGCGCTCACGGTGGAGGATATCGAGGCTGTCGTGCTGAACGAGGTCTTGCCCGGGCGTCCGCTCGAGGTGGCGCTGCCGCTCTCGCGGGGGCTGCTCGCCCGGGTCGCGAATACGGCGCCGGGTCTGTCGCGGGTGATCGCGCCGGTGCTCCGGAAGAAGGGATTGCAAAAGCAGGAGCGGATCAAGGGCGGGAAGCCTGCCTGA
- a CDS encoding radical SAM protein, with product MEPKTQVEIQLGHMCNNRCVFCVSGQETALGRARPLPLEPILEQIRAARAAGHAKITLLGGEPTLQPAFMDVVRESVRLGFEEIVIFTNGAKTARAAFVDEILATGGNFTFRFSMQGATEEAHEQTTKKDGSFARIVQSMRHVAERGARLTVNMCVVQSNFASVDHFPELLLPLGASQLHLDMIRPLDAGQRTEEELAAMIPRYTDLVAPLSRMARGFPEGFDVNIGNLPYCVAPELAPIIHHDGEKTMTIAVDGDKKLSKPWDKYLVKRRDKSKPDTCRTCVFDARCNGIFDKYREIHGASEFVPVTAERLLEADPRRKLFSVHARALLASALPEIALPPPFEKAQAEELGERCVELRLLGPDPLVLTLRPRSEGEGQAALDWLSIRIERLPADRAAALAGLLSIWKPLAARAKPAHPPGEDAIAPLARSIAARLHLLRQRAPFTPLRWTHVHILDQGTRAELRFETPEAEEAWIWLAETAGRPTGGYRLAEARPSAAIIEGLGAIMAALKPPQSKAAVPSHRPT from the coding sequence ATGGAGCCGAAGACGCAGGTCGAGATCCAGCTCGGCCACATGTGCAACAACCGCTGCGTCTTCTGCGTGAGCGGTCAGGAGACCGCGCTCGGCCGCGCCCGTCCGCTCCCGCTCGAGCCGATCCTGGAGCAAATCCGCGCCGCGCGCGCCGCAGGCCACGCGAAGATCACCCTGCTCGGCGGCGAGCCCACGCTGCAGCCGGCGTTCATGGACGTCGTGCGCGAATCCGTGCGGCTCGGCTTCGAGGAGATCGTGATCTTCACGAACGGCGCGAAGACCGCGCGCGCCGCATTCGTCGACGAGATCCTCGCCACCGGCGGCAACTTCACCTTCCGCTTCTCGATGCAAGGCGCCACCGAGGAGGCGCACGAGCAAACCACGAAGAAAGACGGCTCGTTCGCGCGGATCGTCCAGTCGATGCGCCACGTGGCCGAGCGCGGCGCGCGGCTCACCGTCAACATGTGCGTCGTTCAATCGAACTTCGCCTCGGTCGACCACTTCCCGGAGCTGCTCCTGCCGCTCGGCGCCTCGCAGCTGCACCTCGACATGATCCGCCCGCTCGACGCAGGCCAGCGGACCGAGGAGGAGCTGGCCGCGATGATCCCGCGCTACACCGACCTCGTCGCCCCGCTCTCGCGCATGGCCCGCGGCTTCCCCGAGGGCTTCGACGTGAACATCGGCAACCTGCCCTATTGCGTGGCCCCCGAGCTCGCGCCGATCATCCACCACGACGGCGAAAAGACGATGACCATCGCCGTCGACGGGGACAAAAAACTCAGCAAGCCCTGGGACAAGTACCTCGTCAAGCGCCGCGACAAATCGAAGCCCGACACCTGCCGCACCTGCGTCTTCGACGCACGCTGCAATGGAATCTTCGACAAGTACCGCGAGATCCACGGCGCGAGCGAATTCGTCCCCGTGACCGCCGAGCGTCTCCTCGAAGCCGACCCACGCCGCAAGCTGTTCTCCGTGCACGCGCGCGCCCTCCTCGCAAGCGCGCTGCCCGAGATCGCGCTGCCGCCGCCCTTCGAGAAAGCCCAGGCCGAAGAGCTCGGCGAACGCTGCGTGGAGCTGCGCCTCCTCGGCCCAGACCCCCTCGTCCTCACGCTGCGACCCCGCAGCGAAGGCGAAGGCCAGGCCGCCCTCGATTGGCTATCCATCCGGATCGAGCGCCTCCCCGCCGACCGAGCCGCCGCGCTCGCAGGCCTGCTCTCGATATGGAAACCCCTCGCCGCGAGGGCCAAACCCGCACACCCCCCCGGCGAAGACGCAATCGCACCGCTCGCCCGCTCGATCGCCGCACGCCTGCACCTCCTCCGCCAGCGCGCCCCCTTCACCCCCCTGCGCTGGACCCACGTCCACATCCTCGACCAAGGCACACGCGCCGAGCTGCGCTTCGAGACCCCCGAAGCCGAAGAGGCCTGGATCTGGCTCGCAGAAACCGCCGGCCGCCCCACCGGCGGCTACCGCCTCGCCGAAGCCCGCCCGTCCGCCGCCATCATCGAAGGCCTCGGCGCCATCATGGCCGCCTTGAAGCCTCCGCAATCGAAAGCAGCCGTCCCCAGCCATCGTCCCACCTGA
- a CDS encoding DUF2383 domain-containing protein, with protein MKILEKLNSLIMLDVDAVHAYDQAIEACEILTVKDTLTEFRNDHERHIHDLSEQVRALGGTPEVHRDLKGFVIEGFTALMSRGDHSALLAMRGNEELTNRVYKAALEMEDLSPEARTVIERNYADEQRHVSWINNQLSARVWERKAA; from the coding sequence ATGAAGATCTTGGAGAAGCTGAACAGCCTGATCATGCTCGATGTCGACGCCGTGCACGCGTACGATCAGGCGATCGAGGCCTGCGAGATCCTGACCGTCAAGGACACGCTGACCGAGTTCCGCAACGATCACGAGCGGCATATTCACGACCTGTCCGAGCAGGTCCGCGCGCTCGGCGGCACGCCCGAGGTGCACCGGGATCTGAAGGGCTTCGTGATCGAGGGGTTCACCGCGCTGATGAGCCGCGGCGACCACAGCGCCCTCCTGGCGATGCGCGGCAACGAGGAGCTGACCAACCGCGTGTACAAGGCGGCCCTCGAGATGGAGGACCTGTCGCCCGAGGCGCGCACGGTGATCGAGCGCAACTACGCCGACGAGCAGCGTCACGTGTCCTGGATCAACAACCAGCTCTCCGCCCGCGTCTGGGAGCGGAAGGCGGCCTGA
- a CDS encoding ferritin-like domain-containing protein — MKEPTDMGLNRTGIGTSPIDSKDLLEGAKECQPTSLGDETEIARVRVEYGAESSVVGTMPPPSSVRGAVLTMVESITKNPMVFLDKLGERLAFERTGVRLFDALIAKYDVLGSWEGGPTRELLAEFREDELRHFHVLKSAMESLGADPTALTPSGDLAGVEGMGLVQVITDPRTTLPQALHAQLIAELTDGEGWDMLVELAETLGHDAMADDFRDAMRAEEKHLAHVRQWVAGFASMSAQDEIEKAA, encoded by the coding sequence ATGAAAGAGCCGACCGACATGGGACTGAATCGAACGGGGATCGGAACCTCGCCGATCGACAGCAAGGATCTGCTCGAGGGCGCCAAGGAGTGTCAGCCGACCTCGCTCGGTGACGAGACCGAGATCGCGCGGGTGCGCGTCGAGTACGGGGCCGAGTCGTCCGTCGTGGGGACCATGCCGCCGCCCAGCTCCGTCAGGGGCGCGGTGCTCACGATGGTCGAAAGCATCACGAAGAACCCCATGGTCTTCCTCGATAAACTGGGCGAGCGCCTGGCCTTCGAGCGGACCGGGGTGCGGCTCTTCGACGCCCTGATCGCCAAGTACGACGTGCTCGGGAGCTGGGAGGGCGGGCCGACGCGCGAGCTTCTCGCCGAGTTCCGCGAGGACGAGCTGCGGCACTTCCACGTGCTGAAGAGCGCGATGGAGAGCCTCGGCGCGGATCCGACCGCGCTCACGCCCTCGGGTGATCTCGCGGGCGTCGAGGGCATGGGGCTCGTGCAGGTGATCACCGACCCGCGCACGACCCTGCCGCAGGCGCTGCACGCGCAGCTCATCGCCGAGCTGACGGACGGCGAGGGCTGGGACATGCTGGTCGAGCTCGCCGAGACGCTCGGGCACGACGCGATGGCCGACGACTTCCGCGACGCGATGCGCGCCGAGGAGAAGCACCTCGCGCACGTGCGACAATGGGTCGCAGGCTTCGCGAGCATGAGCGCGCAGGACGAGATCGAGAAGGCGGCATAG